In Amycolatopsis coloradensis, one genomic interval encodes:
- a CDS encoding ABC transporter ATP-binding protein, which yields MPEATVPLIGVENLKMPEWATVDETVAAAGMVKAIRTLPSAVAIVLRLAWRTSPRLTLLAGVVHLLSGCVTAFGLLATANVFIALLENGPTPERVLHSLPALLIVVGTYALRALLDTAVAAVEGALRPRVVTSAGDEVTAAMVRVHLLAFEDADFRELARQGARYGVRSIEMSLRRLADLTSALISLVAALVAAGLLNPWLAPVLLLAAVADGWAAAKVAKLNYRHYLDTVGRNIRKGIVEEVATWREFALERHALTLQEPLLGEYRRITDSLMREEVRLAHRSNMVRLTGRAAAGVGTAIAYLVLGLLLYSGQMELALAGTAALAMRTASNSLSITMHAVNSLYEESFYIAFFNRLLVESEKRGPAKGGVAAPPDPAEIRLENVGFTYPGQENPALREVSLTIRRGEVVALVGENGSGKTTLGKLLTGLYPPSEGKVYWDDVDLAGADHESVHANIAVIAQDPAEWPMTAEHNVTVGRLGREDPERAAWHDAITSSGAEEVIDSLPAKEKTVLSKKFNDGRDLSGGQWQRMGIARGIYRDAAVLVADEPTAALDAKAEARVFAGLRHASASGAGRRTTILVTHRLANIRSADRILVLEKGRLIEQGTHAELIEEGGVYHELYEIQARAYRGE from the coding sequence GTGCCCGAAGCGACCGTGCCCCTGATCGGGGTCGAGAACCTCAAGATGCCCGAATGGGCCACGGTCGACGAGACCGTGGCCGCGGCGGGGATGGTCAAGGCCATCCGCACGCTCCCGTCCGCCGTGGCCATCGTGCTGCGGCTGGCCTGGCGGACGTCGCCGCGGCTGACCTTGCTCGCCGGCGTCGTCCACCTCCTTTCCGGCTGTGTCACGGCCTTCGGCCTGCTGGCCACGGCGAACGTGTTCATCGCGCTGCTGGAGAACGGGCCGACGCCCGAGAGGGTGCTGCACTCGCTGCCCGCGCTGCTGATCGTCGTCGGCACGTACGCGTTGCGCGCGCTGCTCGACACGGCGGTGGCCGCGGTCGAGGGCGCGCTCCGGCCGCGCGTCGTGACTTCGGCGGGCGACGAGGTCACCGCCGCGATGGTCCGCGTCCACCTGCTGGCCTTCGAGGACGCGGACTTCCGGGAGCTGGCGAGGCAGGGCGCGCGGTACGGGGTCCGGTCGATCGAGATGAGCCTGCGCCGGCTCGCGGATCTGACGTCGGCGCTGATCTCGCTGGTCGCCGCGCTGGTGGCGGCGGGCCTGCTCAATCCGTGGCTCGCGCCGGTGCTGCTGCTCGCGGCGGTGGCCGACGGCTGGGCGGCGGCGAAGGTCGCGAAGCTGAACTACCGGCATTATCTCGACACCGTCGGCCGCAACATCCGGAAAGGGATCGTCGAGGAGGTCGCGACGTGGCGCGAGTTCGCGCTCGAACGGCACGCCCTCACCCTCCAGGAGCCGTTGCTCGGCGAGTACCGGCGGATCACCGACAGCTTGATGCGCGAAGAGGTCCGGCTCGCGCATCGCAGCAACATGGTCCGCCTGACCGGGCGCGCGGCGGCCGGTGTCGGCACCGCGATCGCGTATCTGGTGCTCGGTCTCCTGCTCTACTCCGGGCAGATGGAGCTCGCCCTCGCCGGGACGGCCGCGCTCGCCATGCGGACGGCGTCGAATTCGCTGTCCATCACGATGCACGCGGTGAACTCCTTGTACGAGGAGTCGTTCTACATCGCCTTCTTCAATCGGCTGCTGGTGGAGTCCGAGAAACGGGGCCCGGCGAAGGGCGGGGTCGCGGCTCCACCGGATCCGGCGGAGATCCGGCTGGAGAACGTCGGTTTCACCTACCCCGGCCAGGAGAACCCCGCACTGCGCGAGGTTTCACTGACCATCCGGCGCGGCGAGGTGGTCGCCCTCGTCGGGGAGAACGGTTCGGGCAAGACCACGCTGGGCAAGCTGCTCACCGGGCTCTATCCGCCTTCGGAGGGAAAGGTGTACTGGGACGACGTCGATCTGGCCGGCGCCGATCACGAGTCGGTGCACGCCAACATCGCCGTCATCGCCCAGGATCCCGCCGAATGGCCGATGACGGCGGAGCACAACGTGACCGTCGGCAGGCTCGGCCGGGAAGACCCGGAGCGCGCCGCGTGGCACGACGCGATCACCTCCTCCGGCGCCGAAGAAGTGATCGATTCCTTGCCCGCCAAAGAGAAAACGGTGCTGTCCAAGAAGTTCAACGACGGGCGGGACCTTTCGGGCGGGCAGTGGCAGCGGATGGGCATCGCCCGCGGGATCTACCGCGACGCCGCCGTCCTGGTCGCCGACGAGCCGACGGCCGCCCTCGACGCGAAGGCCGAGGCCCGGGTCTTCGCGGGGCTGAGGCACGCGAGCGCTTCCGGGGCGGGCAGGCGCACGACGATCCTGGTGACCCATCGGCTGGCCAACATCCGCTCCGCGGACCGGATCCTCGTGCTGGAGAAGGGACGGCTGATCGAGCAGGGCACGCACGCCGAGCTCATCGAGGAAGGAGGCGTCTACCACGAGCTTTACGAGATCCAGGCCCGTGCGTATCGCGGCGAGTGA
- a CDS encoding RNA polymerase sigma factor, which translates to MVGVTATADPRSAIDAVWRIESARLIAGLARMTRDVGLAEELAQDALVAALEQWPESGVPRNPGAWLMTTAKRRAVDTFRRNERYEKKLGEIGRELEFEEDPDFTAGLDDHIEDDLLRLVFTACHPVLSTEARVALTLKMIGGLQTHEIARAFLAKETAIAQRIVRAKKTLGDAKVPFEVPEGEDRVARLSSVLEVIYLIFNEGYSATAGEDWMRPALCEEALRLGRILAGLMPREPEVHGLVALMEIQASRAAARVGPNGEPVLLMDQDRTKWNRLLIGRGLAALELAESLADGAFGVYAAQAAIAACHARARTGDETDWARIAVLYEGLGKLNPSPVIELNRAVALSMAVGPEAGLEVVDKLVSEPALKSYHLLPSVRGDFLAKLGRLDEARAEFERAAEMTGNDRERTLLLNRAAECTRRD; encoded by the coding sequence TTGGTCGGCGTGACGGCAACAGCAGACCCCCGTTCGGCGATCGACGCGGTGTGGCGGATCGAATCGGCCCGCCTCATCGCCGGCCTCGCGCGGATGACGCGCGATGTCGGACTCGCGGAGGAACTGGCGCAGGACGCGCTGGTCGCCGCGCTCGAACAGTGGCCTGAGTCGGGCGTCCCGAGGAACCCGGGCGCCTGGCTCATGACCACGGCGAAACGCCGCGCCGTCGACACCTTCCGGCGCAACGAGCGGTACGAGAAGAAGCTCGGCGAGATCGGCCGCGAGCTGGAGTTCGAGGAGGATCCCGACTTCACCGCCGGTCTCGACGACCATATCGAGGACGATCTGCTGCGGCTGGTGTTCACCGCCTGTCATCCGGTGCTGTCGACCGAGGCCAGGGTGGCGCTGACGCTGAAGATGATCGGCGGGCTCCAAACGCACGAGATCGCGCGGGCGTTCCTCGCCAAGGAGACCGCCATCGCGCAGCGGATCGTCCGGGCGAAGAAGACGCTCGGCGACGCCAAGGTGCCGTTCGAGGTGCCCGAGGGGGAGGACAGGGTCGCGCGCCTGTCCTCGGTGCTCGAGGTCATCTACCTGATCTTCAACGAGGGCTATTCGGCGACGGCGGGCGAGGACTGGATGCGACCGGCGCTGTGCGAAGAGGCACTGCGGCTCGGCCGGATCCTGGCCGGGCTGATGCCGAGGGAACCCGAGGTGCACGGGCTCGTCGCGTTGATGGAGATCCAGGCGTCGCGAGCCGCCGCGCGCGTCGGGCCGAACGGCGAACCCGTGCTGCTGATGGATCAGGACCGGACGAAATGGAACCGGCTCCTGATCGGCCGTGGTCTCGCCGCGCTGGAGCTCGCCGAGTCGCTGGCGGACGGCGCTTTCGGCGTCTACGCGGCGCAAGCCGCCATCGCCGCCTGTCACGCGCGGGCGCGAACGGGCGACGAGACGGACTGGGCACGCATCGCCGTCCTGTACGAAGGGCTCGGGAAGCTGAACCCGTCGCCGGTGATCGAACTGAACCGGGCGGTGGCGCTGTCGATGGCCGTCGGTCCGGAGGCGGGGCTGGAGGTCGTCGACAAGCTGGTGTCGGAGCCCGCGCTGAAGTCGTACCACCTGCTGCCGAGTGTGCGCGGCGACTTCCTGGCGAAGCTCGGCCGCCTCGACGAGGCCCGCGCCGAGTTCGAGCGCGCGGCCGAGATGACCGGGAACGACCGCGAGCGCACCCTGCTGCTGAACCGGGCCGCGGAGTGCACCCGCCGCGATTAG
- a CDS encoding sigma factor-like helix-turn-helix DNA-binding protein, whose translation METASKLVDAIRVLVVRYCRARIGRRAGTYDIADAIAKDSCREIFAGAAGAPALLRFAYDVTHGLVDDFHRTTAELPNPLSGLPGQQREIMVLRSLVGLSADDTALALGCSVQAVRLGQHRALSALRPAPA comes from the coding sequence ATGGAGACGGCTTCGAAGCTCGTCGACGCCATCCGCGTCCTGGTCGTGCGCTACTGCCGGGCGCGGATCGGCCGCCGCGCGGGCACCTACGACATCGCCGACGCGATCGCGAAGGACAGCTGCCGCGAGATCTTCGCCGGGGCGGCCGGCGCTCCCGCGCTCCTCAGGTTCGCCTACGACGTCACGCACGGCCTGGTGGACGACTTCCACCGGACCACCGCCGAGCTGCCGAACCCGCTTTCCGGGCTGCCGGGCCAGCAGCGCGAGATCATGGTGCTGCGGTCGCTCGTCGGGCTTTCCGCCGACGACACCGCGCTGGCGCTCGGCTGCTCCGTCCAGGCCGTCCGGCTGGGGCAGCACCGGGCGCTGAGCGCGTTGCGTCCTGCCCCCGCCTGA
- a CDS encoding 2-keto-4-pentenoate hydratase, translating into MSLGVREAAEALLSGEEREPLTDTWPALDVDTAYAIQDEALRLRRARGETVIGVKLGLTSRAMQRRMGIDSPLLAWLTDAMVLPAGVPVPSLIHPRAEPELVFVLGDRLAGPGVTAATAMAAVDRVHGGIEIVDSRYRDYRGKLPDAVADNGFSAYFTLGPVSVEPSTVDLSLEAALLEVDGAIVDTATGAAVQGHPAEALALAANTLGARGLALEPGWIVLTGGMTDAVDVRPGSRVAAHFSHLGSITLAGS; encoded by the coding sequence GTGAGCCTTGGTGTGCGTGAGGCGGCGGAAGCGCTGCTGTCCGGGGAAGAACGCGAGCCACTGACGGACACGTGGCCCGCTCTGGACGTCGACACCGCTTATGCGATCCAGGACGAGGCGCTGCGGCTTCGGCGGGCGCGCGGCGAGACGGTGATCGGCGTCAAGCTGGGCCTGACCTCGCGGGCGATGCAGCGGCGGATGGGGATCGACTCGCCGTTGCTCGCGTGGCTGACCGACGCGATGGTGCTGCCCGCCGGCGTCCCGGTGCCGTCGCTGATCCACCCGCGTGCGGAGCCCGAGCTGGTTTTCGTGCTGGGTGACCGGCTCGCGGGCCCCGGTGTCACCGCGGCGACCGCGATGGCGGCGGTGGACCGGGTCCACGGCGGCATCGAGATCGTCGACAGCCGCTACCGCGACTACCGGGGCAAGCTGCCGGACGCCGTGGCGGACAACGGTTTCTCGGCGTATTTCACGCTGGGCCCGGTCAGCGTCGAGCCGTCCACAGTGGATCTTTCGCTGGAAGCGGCGCTTCTGGAGGTCGACGGTGCGATCGTCGACACCGCCACCGGCGCGGCCGTGCAGGGACATCCGGCGGAAGCGCTGGCGCTGGCGGCCAACACCCTCGGCGCTCGGGGGCTCGCGCTGGAGCCTGGCTGGATCGTGCTCACCGGCGGGATGACCGACGCGGTCGACGTGCGCCCGGGTTCACGGGTGGCGGCGCATTTCTCGCATCTGGGCTCGATCACGCTCGCCGGGTCTTGA
- a CDS encoding alpha/beta hydrolase codes for MPEKIAEVNGIQLCHETFGPPDGRPLLMIMGLASQMIWWDDELCENLAAEGFYVIRYDNRDAGRSSRMSGRANLPLAYALRVAPYSLADMAGDAAGLLTELGVESAHVVGASMGGMVAQTLAIEYPSRVRSLTSIMSTTGNRFVGRPSAKATAMLLSAPPRGREEYVDSLVRTFRVIGSPGYPFDEARMRERAERSFDRGVDPGGTARQLAAIVSSRDRFRALRKLEVPALVVHGSKDPLVHVSGGRATARALRESEVDIVPGMGHDLPRAIWPRLTRGLVRTADRADVKTRRA; via the coding sequence ATGCCGGAGAAGATCGCCGAAGTGAACGGCATCCAGCTGTGCCACGAGACGTTCGGGCCGCCGGATGGCAGGCCGTTGCTGATGATCATGGGTTTGGCGTCGCAGATGATCTGGTGGGACGACGAACTCTGCGAGAACCTCGCGGCCGAGGGGTTCTACGTCATCCGCTACGACAACCGGGACGCCGGCCGGTCCAGCCGGATGTCCGGCCGGGCGAACCTGCCGCTCGCGTACGCCCTGCGCGTGGCGCCGTACTCCCTGGCGGACATGGCGGGTGACGCCGCCGGGCTGCTGACCGAACTCGGCGTCGAGAGCGCGCACGTCGTGGGCGCGTCGATGGGCGGGATGGTCGCGCAGACGCTGGCCATCGAGTACCCGTCGCGGGTGCGGTCGCTGACGTCGATCATGTCGACCACCGGCAACCGGTTCGTCGGGCGGCCGAGCGCCAAGGCGACGGCGATGCTGCTTTCGGCGCCTCCTCGCGGCCGAGAGGAGTACGTCGATTCGCTGGTGCGCACCTTCCGAGTCATCGGCTCGCCCGGCTACCCCTTCGACGAGGCGCGGATGCGGGAACGCGCGGAACGGTCCTTCGATCGCGGCGTCGATCCCGGCGGGACCGCGCGGCAGCTGGCGGCGATCGTTTCGAGCCGGGATCGCTTCCGCGCGTTGCGGAAACTCGAAGTGCCCGCACTGGTCGTGCACGGTTCGAAGGATCCGCTCGTGCACGTTTCCGGCGGCCGGGCGACGGCCCGTGCGCTGCGGGAGTCCGAAGTGGACATCGTCCCCGGCATGGGGCACGACCTCCCGCGCGCGATCTGGCCGCGGCTGACGCGCGGTCTGGTCCGGACCGCCGACCGCGCCGACGTCAAGACCCGGCGAGCGTGA
- a CDS encoding CoA-binding protein, producing the protein MTDRATEILAGSKTIAVVGLSRDPAKASHGVAAVLQAHGFRIIPVHPSADELLGQKVYRSLTDIPEPVDIVDVFRPSEDTPPIAEQAVAIGAKALWLQQGIVSAESRRIAEEGGLAYVEDRCTAVVRAVANLSVR; encoded by the coding sequence ATGACCGATCGCGCCACCGAGATCCTCGCCGGATCGAAGACGATCGCCGTCGTGGGGCTGAGCCGCGATCCGGCCAAGGCCTCGCACGGGGTCGCCGCCGTGCTGCAGGCACACGGGTTCCGGATCATCCCCGTCCATCCCTCGGCCGACGAGCTGCTGGGCCAGAAGGTCTACCGCTCGCTCACCGACATCCCGGAGCCCGTCGACATCGTCGACGTCTTCCGGCCGTCCGAGGACACCCCGCCGATCGCCGAACAGGCCGTCGCGATCGGCGCGAAGGCGCTCTGGCTGCAGCAGGGCATCGTCTCCGCCGAGTCCCGCCGGATCGCCGAAGAAGGCGGGCTGGCTTACGTCGAAGACCGCTGCACCGCCGTCGTCCGAGCGGTCGCGAATCTGTCTGTGCGTTAG
- a CDS encoding 2-keto-4-pentenoate hydratase yields the protein MDASTLQEAAAALLSAYETGKPIAPLIETYPAATLEDAYRIQQRLVRHWAERGDEVRGHKVGLASAAMQRQMGVDQPDYGHLTASMFHLEHQPIPIGGFLQPRIEPEIAFVLGSRLRGPGVTVADALRAVDFVVPALEIVDSRIQDWKISIVDTIADNASSGGVVLGSRPTAIGDIDLRLVGCVLHQNGEIAATGAGGAVLGSPVNALVWLANTVGPLGVALEPGHVVLPGSMTRAIPVSPGDTVVATMAGLGSVTAKFSGEERP from the coding sequence ATGGACGCCAGCACGCTGCAGGAGGCCGCGGCCGCGCTGCTCAGCGCGTACGAGACCGGCAAGCCGATCGCGCCCCTCATCGAGACGTATCCCGCCGCGACCTTGGAGGACGCGTACCGCATCCAGCAGCGGCTCGTCCGCCACTGGGCCGAACGCGGCGACGAGGTGCGCGGGCACAAGGTCGGTCTCGCGTCCGCCGCAATGCAGCGGCAGATGGGCGTCGACCAGCCCGACTACGGCCATCTGACCGCCTCGATGTTCCACCTCGAACACCAGCCGATCCCGATCGGCGGCTTCCTGCAGCCGAGGATCGAGCCGGAGATCGCGTTCGTGCTCGGCTCACGGCTGCGCGGCCCCGGCGTCACGGTGGCGGACGCGCTGCGGGCGGTGGACTTCGTCGTCCCGGCGCTGGAGATCGTCGATTCCCGTATCCAGGACTGGAAGATCAGCATCGTCGACACGATCGCGGACAACGCGTCCTCGGGCGGTGTCGTCCTCGGCAGCAGGCCGACCGCGATCGGCGACATCGACCTGCGGCTGGTGGGCTGCGTCCTGCACCAGAACGGCGAGATCGCGGCGACCGGGGCGGGTGGCGCGGTACTCGGCTCACCGGTGAACGCGCTGGTGTGGCTCGCGAACACGGTCGGGCCGCTCGGTGTCGCGCTCGAACCGGGACACGTCGTGCTGCCGGGTTCGATGACGCGCGCGATCCCGGTGAGTCCCGGCGACACCGTCGTCGCGACGATGGCGGGGCTCGGCAGTGTCACCGCGAAGTTCTCCGGGGAGGAACGGCCGTGA
- a CDS encoding YciI family protein — protein sequence MRFMVIVKSDEKTDVAGAQPSAEDLQEMGKFNEELVKAGVMLAGEGLLPSAEGFRVQYSGTNEARIVDGPFAESKELIAGFWILQVKDRAEVLEWMKRAPFREGEIEIRRIAELEDFDNATPEIVEREQKLREQTGAN from the coding sequence ATGCGGTTCATGGTGATCGTCAAGAGCGACGAGAAGACCGACGTGGCCGGTGCGCAGCCGAGCGCCGAGGACCTTCAGGAGATGGGGAAGTTCAACGAGGAACTGGTGAAGGCCGGCGTCATGCTCGCGGGTGAAGGCCTGCTCCCCAGCGCCGAGGGTTTCCGCGTCCAGTACTCCGGCACCAACGAGGCCAGGATCGTCGACGGGCCCTTCGCCGAGAGCAAGGAGCTCATCGCGGGTTTCTGGATCCTGCAGGTCAAGGACAGGGCCGAGGTCCTCGAATGGATGAAGCGCGCGCCGTTCCGCGAGGGCGAGATCGAAATCCGCCGCATCGCGGAGCTGGAGGACTTCGACAACGCGACACCGGAGATCGTCGAGCGCGAGCAGAAGCTGCGGGAGCAGACCGGAGCGAACTAG
- a CDS encoding nuclease yields the protein MPMTLIKGTFQLVGASPDGDSVRFYPEDPQATKKAGLKVRLNSRGGMQLRLDAIDALETHYQARGTGGMWHQPAEFADAAAANLLKALGFKTVERDERGTVTSSTPIKVPGHILTRFADKYGRAVAFAFPGQRPGRSADLSKVHLDVKTLKNSANYRQVADGLVYPTFYSLLYPDLRDALAEAAVEARQNGLGLWPQDVTNSGFKLSSRRQLADELVILPKLFRRLVDYLALDESGGVSLSGFSDFLDSRDDRLFTVPDGHATEFETLVSVKRQTVSLTIEPERIVFIEA from the coding sequence ATGCCCATGACGCTGATCAAAGGAACGTTCCAGCTCGTCGGAGCCTCACCGGACGGCGATTCGGTACGGTTCTATCCCGAAGATCCCCAGGCGACCAAGAAGGCGGGCCTGAAGGTCCGGCTCAATTCGCGGGGCGGGATGCAGCTTCGGCTCGACGCGATCGACGCGCTCGAAACGCATTACCAGGCCAGGGGAACCGGCGGGATGTGGCATCAGCCCGCGGAATTCGCCGACGCCGCCGCGGCGAACCTGCTGAAGGCCCTCGGCTTCAAGACGGTCGAACGCGATGAACGGGGAACGGTCACTTCGTCGACGCCGATCAAGGTACCCGGTCACATACTGACGCGATTCGCCGACAAATACGGACGGGCGGTGGCGTTCGCCTTTCCCGGACAACGGCCGGGACGGTCGGCGGACCTTTCCAAGGTCCATCTCGACGTCAAAACGCTGAAGAACTCCGCGAACTACCGGCAGGTCGCGGACGGGCTCGTCTACCCGACGTTCTATTCACTGCTTTACCCCGATCTGCGTGACGCCTTGGCCGAAGCGGCGGTCGAAGCGCGCCAGAACGGACTCGGGCTGTGGCCTCAGGACGTCACGAACTCCGGGTTCAAGCTCTCGTCGCGTCGGCAACTGGCCGACGAACTGGTGATCCTGCCGAAACTGTTCCGCAGGCTCGTCGACTACCTCGCGCTCGACGAAAGCGGCGGGGTCTCGCTGAGCGGCTTCTCCGACTTCCTCGATTCCCGCGACGACCGCCTGTTCACCGTCCCGGACGGGCACGCCACGGAATTCGAGACCTTGGTGAGCGTGAAGCGGCAGACCGTGAGCCTGACGATCGAGCCCGAGCGGATCGTCTTCATCGAGGCCTGA
- a CDS encoding lactate permease LctP family transporter, translated as MGWVQDYQPAGGLWPSAALAALPIIVLLVTLGVLRRSAQLSAALALITALLVAVLLYRMPAGLAFDSAAMGVVFGVWSVAWIAFHAVYFHNVTVATGRFDDIKAVLAGFSEDRRLQALLIAFGFGALLEGIAGGGSPIAITAAMMAALGFPPVKAVVLALLANTAPVAFGGLGNPLIVLGRLTAPILGMKQEQATELFSSMVGRQLPLLALIVPGFLIVVLAGWKRMIEVWPAVLTAGLSFAVMQFVTSNFISPSLVDVVAALAAMASLWILTRFWQPSAVWRFDGEEPVKSGASLGAAKARRGALYAWAPYIILIAAIFLSRIGTIFKNLPEWLDLTKLLHKADWVFAWPGLHKEVVQHAPITPKDTPYAATLTVDFLYSPGTVALIAAIVAGFLMGAKPRLLLATYRRTLHQMRWALATIFMILAIAFVMNYSGATQTLGLALATTGVLFPLFSAYIGWLGVFLTGSDASTNSLFGPMQVISAQQLHVDPILAGATNTSGGVMGKMISPQNLSIGATAIGRSGQEGALLRQTFLWSVVLTAVVGGIALLQATVLEFMIPS; from the coding sequence GTGGGCTGGGTCCAGGACTACCAGCCGGCGGGCGGGCTCTGGCCGTCCGCCGCGCTGGCGGCGCTGCCGATCATCGTGCTGCTGGTGACGCTGGGAGTCCTGCGCCGGTCGGCGCAGCTCTCGGCGGCGCTGGCGCTGATCACCGCGCTGCTGGTCGCGGTACTGCTGTATCGCATGCCCGCCGGGCTCGCCTTCGATTCCGCGGCCATGGGTGTCGTGTTCGGGGTGTGGTCGGTGGCCTGGATCGCGTTCCACGCCGTGTACTTCCACAACGTCACCGTCGCGACGGGACGATTCGACGACATCAAGGCGGTCCTCGCCGGGTTCAGTGAGGACCGCCGCCTCCAGGCGCTGCTGATCGCGTTCGGCTTCGGGGCGCTGCTGGAAGGGATCGCGGGCGGCGGCTCGCCGATCGCGATCACCGCGGCGATGATGGCCGCGCTCGGTTTCCCGCCGGTGAAGGCGGTCGTGCTCGCGTTGCTGGCGAACACCGCGCCGGTCGCGTTCGGCGGCCTCGGCAATCCGCTGATCGTGCTCGGCAGGCTGACCGCGCCGATCCTCGGCATGAAACAGGAGCAGGCGACGGAACTGTTCTCGTCGATGGTCGGCCGCCAGCTCCCGTTGCTGGCCCTGATCGTCCCCGGTTTCCTGATCGTGGTCCTCGCGGGCTGGAAACGGATGATCGAGGTCTGGCCCGCCGTGCTGACGGCCGGGCTGTCGTTCGCGGTCATGCAGTTCGTCACCTCGAACTTCATCAGCCCGAGCCTCGTCGACGTCGTCGCCGCGCTCGCCGCGATGGCCTCGCTGTGGATCTTGACGCGGTTCTGGCAGCCGTCGGCGGTCTGGCGTTTCGACGGCGAGGAACCGGTGAAGTCCGGGGCGAGCCTCGGCGCGGCGAAAGCCCGACGCGGCGCGCTGTACGCGTGGGCGCCGTACATCATCCTGATCGCGGCGATCTTCCTGTCCCGGATCGGCACGATCTTCAAGAACCTGCCGGAATGGCTGGACCTGACGAAGCTGCTGCACAAGGCCGACTGGGTGTTCGCGTGGCCGGGACTGCACAAGGAGGTCGTCCAGCACGCGCCGATCACGCCGAAGGACACCCCGTACGCGGCGACGTTGACCGTCGATTTCCTTTACTCGCCGGGAACGGTGGCCCTGATCGCGGCGATCGTGGCGGGCTTCCTGATGGGGGCGAAACCGCGGCTGCTGCTGGCGACCTACCGGCGGACGCTGCACCAGATGCGCTGGGCGCTGGCGACGATCTTCATGATCCTCGCGATCGCGTTCGTCATGAACTACTCGGGTGCGACGCAGACACTCGGCCTGGCGCTGGCGACCACCGGGGTGCTGTTCCCGTTGTTCTCGGCCTACATCGGCTGGCTGGGGGTGTTCCTCACCGGATCGGACGCGTCGACGAACAGTCTCTTCGGGCCGATGCAGGTGATTTCGGCTCAGCAACTGCACGTCGACCCGATCCTCGCCGGTGCCACCAACACCTCGGGCGGCGTGATGGGGAAGATGATCTCGCCGCAGAACCTGTCCATCGGCGCCACCGCGATCGGGCGATCCGGGCAGGAGGGCGCGCTGCTGCGGCAGACCTTCCTGTGGTCGGTCGTGCTGACCGCCGTGGTCGGGGGCATCGCGTTGCTTCAGGCGACCGTGCTGGAGTTCATGATCCCGTCGTGA
- a CDS encoding IclR family transcriptional regulator encodes MGTPRSLDSSGTLERGLAVLEHVGQNQEISTNAIARQLGLSRSAAYRIVGTLKNLEYLEADRTTGRVRLGTRLVELGARAMAATDLHRCAPRYLASLAERSGETTYLAVPDNDTMVYVATERSANAVTLACRLGTRRPQHATSLGKAWLAALPEQDRVERIRRMKLDSLTLKTINDPARLLDDLARTSRRGWAVDDVENEPDVGCVAAAVRDHTGRPIAAISIAGPAGRVLRRTDELGATVAGTAAALSLRLGYVRAQRA; translated from the coding sequence GTGGGCACACCCCGCTCCCTGGATTCCAGTGGCACACTCGAGCGCGGACTCGCGGTTCTCGAGCATGTGGGCCAGAACCAGGAGATTTCCACCAACGCGATCGCCCGGCAACTGGGTCTCTCCCGGAGCGCGGCCTACCGCATCGTCGGCACCCTCAAGAATCTCGAATACCTCGAAGCCGATCGCACCACCGGCCGCGTGCGGCTCGGCACCCGGCTGGTCGAACTCGGCGCCCGCGCGATGGCCGCGACCGACCTCCACCGCTGCGCGCCGCGTTATCTCGCGTCGCTCGCCGAACGCAGCGGCGAGACGACCTATCTCGCCGTCCCGGACAACGACACGATGGTCTACGTCGCCACCGAACGCAGCGCCAACGCCGTCACCCTTGCCTGCCGCCTCGGCACCCGCCGCCCGCAGCACGCGACGTCGCTGGGCAAGGCGTGGCTGGCGGCACTGCCCGAACAGGACCGCGTCGAACGCATCCGCCGGATGAAACTCGACAGTCTCACGCTCAAGACGATCAACGATCCGGCCCGGCTCCTCGACGACCTTGCCAGGACCAGCCGCCGCGGCTGGGCCGTGGACGACGTCGAGAACGAACCGGACGTGGGCTGCGTGGCGGCCGCCGTCCGCGACCACACCGGACGGCCGATCGCCGCGATCAGCATCGCGGGCCCCGCCGGCCGGGTGCTCCGCCGCACCGACGAACTGGGCGCGACGGTGGCGGGCACCGCGGCCGCGCTGTCGCTCCGGCTGGGTTACGTCCGCGCGCAAAGGGCCTGA